A section of the Leminorella richardii genome encodes:
- a CDS encoding phosphatidate cytidylyltransferase: MSPILIRALLILFALLVVASVTIGVLAQRSPEKDWSELKKRITTWWWIVIVFALAIATPRALSLTVFAAISFLALKEYLTLIPTRRSDSMPLLWAYIAIPIQYYWVGIEWYSMFLVFIPVYVFLFLPMRMVLIGNNKNFLHSASMLHWGVMTTVFSISHVAYLTVLPSKAPETGPLLVIYLVALTECNDIAQYLWGKSLGRIKVIPKVSPNKTLEGLLGGIATTMFLAWLLGGVLTPLSGWESLGMGFLIGVTGFIGDVVMSAVKRDIGVKDSGSMLPGHGGILDRLDSLIYTAPLFFHVLYYLHF; the protein is encoded by the coding sequence ATGAGCCCAATACTCATTCGCGCGCTGCTTATTCTGTTTGCGCTCTTAGTCGTTGCTAGCGTAACGATTGGCGTGCTGGCCCAGCGCTCGCCGGAAAAGGACTGGAGCGAGCTGAAAAAGCGTATTACCACCTGGTGGTGGATCGTCATTGTCTTCGCGCTGGCCATTGCCACACCGCGAGCGCTGTCTCTTACCGTCTTTGCGGCTATCAGCTTTCTGGCGTTGAAAGAGTACTTAACGCTTATTCCCACACGCCGTTCTGACAGCATGCCGCTTCTGTGGGCCTATATCGCCATTCCGATCCAGTATTACTGGGTTGGCATTGAGTGGTACAGCATGTTCTTGGTGTTTATCCCGGTTTATGTGTTCCTGTTTTTGCCGATGCGCATGGTGCTGATCGGCAACAACAAAAATTTTCTTCACTCTGCGTCGATGCTGCACTGGGGCGTCATGACGACGGTATTCTCCATTAGCCACGTTGCCTACCTGACCGTTTTACCAAGCAAGGCGCCGGAAACCGGGCCGCTGCTGGTTATCTATCTGGTGGCGCTGACGGAGTGTAACGATATTGCTCAGTACCTGTGGGGAAAAAGCCTAGGGCGCATCAAAGTGATCCCTAAAGTTAGCCCAAATAAGACGCTGGAAGGGCTACTGGGGGGCATTGCTACAACCATGTTCCTAGCCTGGCTGCTGGGGGGCGTGCTGACGCCGCTGTCGGGCTGGGAGTCTTTGGGGATGGGGTTTCTTATTGGTGTAACCGGCTTTATTGGTGACGTGGTGATGTCCGCGGTGAAGCGAGACATTGGCGTGAAGGATTCCGGCAGCATGCTGCCGGGGCACGGAGGTATTCTCGATCGTCTGGACTCTCTGATTTATACCGCGCCGCTGTTTTTCCACGTGCTGTACTATTTGCATTTTTAA
- a CDS encoding CDP-alcohol phosphatidyltransferase family protein encodes MTVYDLKPKFQALLRPLLHRLYRAGVTANQVTLAALIASVVVGALLTIFPIASLFVILPVFLFIRMALNAIDGLLAREYHQQSKLGALLNEVGDVVSDAALYLPFALLPGATPWLVVVAVLLAAMTEFCGVLAQTIGASRRYDGPMGKSDRALVFGAYGLALALWPQLLAWSWLVFVAVSVLLVWTCINRCRRALAEVR; translated from the coding sequence ATGACTGTATACGATCTTAAACCCAAATTTCAGGCACTGCTTCGGCCACTGCTTCATCGACTGTATCGTGCAGGAGTGACGGCAAATCAGGTCACGCTGGCGGCGCTGATTGCTTCGGTTGTCGTTGGCGCGCTGCTGACGATTTTCCCTATCGCTTCTCTGTTCGTTATTCTCCCCGTTTTCCTTTTTATCAGAATGGCTCTTAACGCTATCGATGGCCTGCTGGCGCGCGAGTATCACCAGCAGTCTAAGCTGGGGGCGTTGCTCAATGAAGTGGGGGACGTGGTATCCGATGCGGCGCTCTACCTGCCTTTTGCGCTACTGCCCGGGGCGACGCCTTGGCTGGTGGTTGTGGCGGTGCTGCTGGCGGCAATGACTGAATTTTGCGGCGTGCTGGCGCAGACTATCGGCGCTTCTCGCCGCTATGACGGGCCGATGGGGAAAAGCGATCGGGCGCTGGTCTTTGGTGCTTACGGCTTAGCTCTGGCGCTTTGGCCGCAGCTTTTAGCCTGGAGCTGGCTGGTGTTTGTGGCAGTCAGCGTTTTGCTGGTCTGGACCTGTATCAACCGCTGCCGCAGAGCGCTGGCGGAAGTTCGCTAA
- a CDS encoding YiiX family permuted papain-like enzyme yields MTSRHRLALYSLLVFALLALFIPSGRSYEPQTGDVIFHTSRSSQSLAIQQATDSPYSHMGMVVIRNGKPYVFEASRQVVYTPLKEWIARGSRGAFVAKRLQTALTPAQQAALSKMAKRYVGKPYDLTFSWSDDRQYCSEVVWKVYFKALGMEVGHRQKLGDFDLSHPAVKAKLKERYGSRIPLNETVISPKAMFDSGLLYTVAEK; encoded by the coding sequence ATGACTTCTCGTCACCGATTAGCACTTTATTCCCTACTGGTCTTCGCGCTTCTGGCGCTGTTTATTCCGTCAGGCCGCAGCTATGAGCCTCAAACGGGCGATGTGATTTTTCACACGTCTCGCTCGTCACAAAGTCTGGCTATCCAGCAGGCAACAGACTCCCCCTACAGCCACATGGGCATGGTGGTTATTCGTAACGGTAAGCCCTATGTATTTGAGGCCTCACGTCAGGTTGTCTATACCCCCCTCAAAGAGTGGATAGCCAGAGGCTCTCGCGGCGCCTTCGTTGCCAAGCGCCTGCAAACAGCGCTGACACCGGCACAGCAGGCTGCGCTGAGTAAAATGGCAAAGCGCTACGTAGGAAAACCCTACGATCTTACCTTTTCCTGGTCAGACGATCGCCAATATTGTTCTGAAGTCGTCTGGAAGGTGTACTTCAAAGCGCTGGGAATGGAAGTCGGTCATCGGCAAAAGCTGGGGGATTTTGATCTTAGCCATCCCGCCGTCAAGGCTAAGCTAAAAGAGCGCTACGGCAGCCGCATTCCCCTTAATGAAACGGTTATTTCGCCGAAAGCCATGTTTGACTCAGGATTGCTTTATACGGTCGCGGAAAAATAG
- a CDS encoding RNA ligase RtcB family protein, which translates to MGNFIRPLSERVSYIASDNLWIEGLAIQQLHTVAEMPGMTRAVGMPDLHPGRGYPVGAAFFSVGRFYPALVGNDIGCGMGLWQTSMPQRQTRLDKLEKRLSALSDFASSEWLAEHLAPDIQQHPFSYALGSVGGGNHFAEVQAVDRIYDDSEASRLTLDASTLLLLVHSGSRGLGQDILRAHVDRFNHSGLEEGSDEALRYLEAHQQALEFARLNRRLISLRLLEQIKGEGRLLTDVDHNLVESCRLGKQDGWLHRKGATPSHRGPVVIPGSRGDYSYLVRPIVSEQSLYSLAHGAGRKWMRSECKGRLSARFTPEQLGRTEMGSRVICQDRQLIYEEAPQAYKPIDSVIDTLAGAGLIAPIARLKPVLTYKTGGGKSK; encoded by the coding sequence ATGGGCAATTTTATTCGTCCTCTATCCGAGCGCGTCTCTTATATCGCGTCGGATAACCTTTGGATCGAAGGTTTAGCGATCCAACAATTACATACAGTGGCAGAAATGCCGGGCATGACACGCGCTGTCGGCATGCCGGACTTACACCCAGGCAGAGGCTACCCGGTCGGCGCCGCCTTCTTTTCTGTGGGCCGCTTCTATCCGGCGCTAGTGGGTAACGATATCGGCTGCGGCATGGGTCTGTGGCAAACGTCAATGCCGCAGCGACAGACTCGTCTCGACAAGTTGGAGAAACGCCTAAGCGCCTTGAGCGACTTCGCCTCTTCGGAATGGCTTGCAGAGCACCTAGCGCCGGACATACAGCAGCATCCGTTCAGCTATGCGCTGGGCTCAGTCGGCGGCGGCAATCACTTCGCCGAGGTGCAGGCAGTAGATCGCATTTACGATGACAGTGAAGCAAGTCGCCTTACTCTCGATGCCAGCACCCTGCTGCTTCTGGTTCACAGCGGCTCTCGTGGGCTTGGGCAGGACATCCTGCGGGCTCACGTCGACCGCTTTAATCACAGCGGTCTTGAGGAAGGCAGCGACGAAGCGCTGCGCTACCTTGAAGCACATCAACAGGCGCTCGAATTTGCCAGACTGAATCGTCGCCTTATCTCGCTTCGCCTGCTGGAGCAGATTAAAGGCGAAGGCCGCCTCTTGACGGACGTCGACCATAATCTGGTTGAATCGTGCCGTCTGGGTAAACAGGACGGCTGGCTGCATCGCAAAGGCGCAACGCCGTCTCATCGCGGCCCGGTTGTTATTCCCGGCTCGCGGGGAGACTACAGCTATTTGGTCAGGCCGATAGTGTCAGAACAAAGTCTGTACTCACTGGCGCACGGTGCAGGCCGCAAATGGATGCGCTCAGAGTGTAAAGGCCGACTGTCTGCACGCTTTACGCCAGAGCAGCTGGGCCGAACTGAAATGGGTAGCCGAGTTATCTGCCAGGATCGCCAGCTAATTTATGAAGAAGCCCCACAGGCCTATAAGCCGATAGACAGCGTTATCGATACGCTGGCAGGGGCAGGCCTTATCGCCCCAATAGCCCGCCTGAAGCCAGTGCTGACTTATAAAACCGGAGGAGGAAAAAGTAAATGA
- the prfH gene encoding peptide chain release factor H, translated as MILLQLSSAQGPEECCLAVSKALHRLNKEADAAQVRLECLEQEPGQNPDTLRSVLVSLQGEGAENLAERWCGSLLWICQSPYRSHYGRKNWYIGIASFKQTDPTLEGQIRFETLRSSGPGGQHVNKTDSAIRATHTASGISVKVQSERSQHANKKLALLLISHKLAQLQQQAQSDLKAKRRLFHHHIERGNPSLIFKGEAFTPA; from the coding sequence ATGATACTGCTACAACTCTCCTCTGCTCAGGGGCCTGAAGAGTGCTGCCTAGCGGTCAGTAAAGCGCTGCATCGGCTTAATAAAGAAGCCGATGCAGCACAGGTCAGATTGGAATGCTTAGAACAGGAGCCAGGTCAAAACCCCGACACGCTACGCTCAGTGCTGGTCTCTCTCCAAGGTGAAGGTGCCGAAAATCTGGCTGAGCGCTGGTGCGGCTCTCTGCTGTGGATATGCCAAAGTCCCTATCGGAGTCATTATGGTAGGAAAAACTGGTATATCGGCATTGCCAGCTTTAAGCAGACCGATCCTACGTTAGAGGGGCAGATTCGCTTTGAAACGCTGAGATCGTCTGGGCCCGGAGGGCAGCACGTCAACAAGACAGACTCAGCCATTAGGGCTACGCATACGGCAAGCGGGATTAGCGTTAAAGTCCAGTCAGAACGTAGCCAGCACGCCAATAAAAAACTTGCCTTATTGCTGATATCACACAAGCTCGCTCAGTTACAGCAGCAGGCTCAGTCGGATTTAAAAGCCAAACGGCGTCTGTTTCATCACCATATTGAAAGAGGAAATCCTTCACTCATTTTTAAAGGTGAAGCATTTACTCCCGCATAA
- the endA gene encoding deoxyribonuclease I has translation MHYRAACLLLIAFFISPLYGKESGASSGISFSKAKRLAIDIHKDKAKTFYCGCNIRWQGKKGIPDLQGCGYRIRSNVERAGRIEWEHVVPAWQFGHQRRCWQSGGRKNCTKDPVYNQMETDLHNLQPAIGEVNYDRSNFRFEQWNGVASQYGQCQMKIDFKQRAAEPPERARGAIARTYFYMRDRYRLNLSKRQEELFRVWDMLYPATAWECERNRRIQKVQGNDNPYVAKHCGK, from the coding sequence ATGCATTACCGCGCCGCATGTCTGCTTCTTATCGCTTTCTTCATTTCTCCGCTTTATGGGAAAGAGAGCGGCGCGTCGTCAGGCATCAGCTTTAGTAAAGCGAAGCGATTGGCGATTGATATTCATAAAGACAAGGCCAAGACGTTTTACTGCGGCTGTAATATTCGCTGGCAGGGTAAAAAGGGTATCCCTGATTTGCAGGGCTGCGGCTATCGGATCCGCAGCAATGTAGAACGAGCCGGAAGAATTGAATGGGAGCACGTGGTTCCCGCCTGGCAGTTTGGCCACCAGCGGCGATGTTGGCAAAGCGGGGGGCGAAAAAACTGTACTAAAGATCCGGTTTATAACCAGATGGAGACCGACCTACACAATTTGCAGCCTGCGATTGGTGAAGTGAACTATGATCGTTCTAACTTTCGTTTTGAGCAGTGGAACGGGGTCGCTTCTCAATACGGCCAGTGCCAGATGAAGATCGATTTTAAGCAGCGCGCTGCAGAACCACCTGAAAGAGCACGAGGCGCGATAGCAAGAACCTACTTTTATATGCGCGATCGCTATCGTTTAAACCTGTCTAAACGGCAAGAAGAGCTTTTTCGCGTGTGGGATATGCTTTATCCGGCCACGGCTTGGGAATGTGAACGAAATAGGCGCATCCAGAAGGTGCAGGGAAATGACAATCCCTATGTGGCTAAACACTGTGGAAAATAA
- a CDS encoding ECs_2282 family putative zinc-binding protein yields the protein MYPDFTFQCSKCGHDAFRSEHPVKSLDDIHGAICSRCCKPVALKDITAHKIRRIQLIIQRKVTEGASMA from the coding sequence ATGTATCCCGACTTTACGTTTCAATGTTCAAAGTGTGGGCATGACGCTTTTCGCTCCGAACACCCGGTAAAGTCACTGGACGACATACACGGCGCCATCTGTTCAAGATGCTGCAAGCCCGTTGCACTAAAGGATATTACCGCCCATAAAATACGCAGAATACAGCTCATTATTCAAAGAAAAGTGACTGAAGGAGCATCTATGGCTTAG
- a CDS encoding YceK/YidQ family lipoprotein: protein MRIRVGILALALAGLAGCGSFTSRFNGHGDEYYSGTQYSLDQAREGSPVYYADVPLSFLFDTVMLPVDAIRRGFSQ from the coding sequence ATGCGAATAAGAGTTGGGATTCTGGCGCTTGCACTGGCGGGGCTAGCTGGCTGCGGCAGCTTTACTAGTAGATTCAACGGGCACGGTGATGAGTACTATTCGGGAACCCAGTACTCACTCGATCAGGCTAGAGAAGGTTCTCCGGTTTACTATGCCGACGTTCCACTGTCTTTTCTCTTTGATACGGTGATGCTGCCAGTAGATGCTATCCGTAGAGGATTTTCACAGTAG
- the leuE gene encoding leucine efflux protein LeuE produces the protein MLESMGVINLWTYVIGVAFITLVPGPNSLFVLTSSAKYGVKDGYKAALGVFLGDATLIFLAFLGVASLVKTSPLFFNIVRYAGAAYLLYLGATILYATLTKRRSGEKAAAIALVKTNCFRKAVLLSVTNPKMIIFYVSFFVQFVDPAYPGTAMPFFVLGAILETFSMVYLSVLIFGGATLAAALKQRYSLARLSHGCIGTLFLAFGLKLALTTS, from the coding sequence ATGTTGGAAAGCATGGGTGTGATCAATCTGTGGACATACGTTATTGGCGTAGCCTTTATCACTCTAGTGCCTGGGCCAAACTCTCTGTTTGTGTTAACCAGCAGTGCAAAATACGGTGTTAAAGATGGATATAAGGCTGCCCTAGGCGTTTTTCTTGGGGATGCAACACTGATCTTTCTCGCGTTTTTAGGCGTAGCCTCTTTGGTAAAAACCTCTCCGCTTTTCTTTAATATTGTTAGATATGCAGGGGCGGCCTATCTGCTCTATTTAGGGGCGACAATTCTCTATGCCACGCTGACAAAGCGCCGTAGTGGAGAAAAGGCGGCGGCCATTGCGTTAGTAAAAACGAACTGTTTTAGAAAGGCAGTGCTGTTGAGCGTGACCAACCCGAAAATGATTATTTTTTACGTATCGTTTTTTGTGCAGTTTGTCGATCCTGCCTATCCGGGTACGGCAATGCCGTTTTTTGTTCTGGGCGCTATTTTAGAAACGTTCAGTATGGTATATCTGTCGGTGCTCATTTTTGGTGGAGCAACTTTAGCCGCAGCGCTGAAACAGCGTTACAGCCTTGCCCGTTTATCTCATGGATGTATCGGGACTCTGTTTCTGGCCTTTGGCCTGAAGCTGGCGCTAACAACGTCATAA
- a CDS encoding DUF333 domain-containing protein, which produces MKNWGKGLCLGTGLLAAATLLGCSSATESPSSASIGGKGNPADEYCVQAGGKVVTRQNADGTYSLCSFSDGVQVDSWELYRANHNG; this is translated from the coding sequence ATGAAAAACTGGGGGAAAGGGCTTTGCCTTGGCACTGGCCTGTTGGCTGCTGCGACTCTGTTAGGATGTTCATCGGCGACGGAGTCGCCCAGCAGTGCATCAATTGGGGGAAAGGGTAACCCGGCTGATGAATACTGTGTTCAGGCTGGTGGAAAGGTAGTGACGCGGCAGAATGCCGATGGCACTTACTCTCTTTGCTCTTTCTCTGACGGCGTTCAGGTCGATTCCTGGGAACTGTATCGGGCAAATCATAACGGCTGA
- a CDS encoding YgdI/YgdR family lipoprotein — MKNMMVAIAGLMLIFGLSGCANEYVMTTKTGQTIVTDGKPELDKETGMTRYTDLEGNERQINSSDVAELVEK, encoded by the coding sequence ATGAAAAACATGATGGTAGCGATCGCTGGGCTGATGCTGATTTTCGGCCTGTCTGGCTGTGCAAATGAGTACGTTATGACCACTAAAACCGGTCAGACAATAGTCACGGACGGTAAGCCTGAACTGGATAAAGAAACTGGGATGACACGCTATACGGATTTAGAAGGCAATGAGCGTCAGATTAACTCTTCCGACGTTGCTGAACTGGTAGAGAAGTAG
- a CDS encoding DUF465 domain-containing protein, with product MFPEYRTLISHLKTVHPRFHSLFEKHNTLDHEIIRLESQGGSSLSDKISQLKKEKLRIKDELYRILKEQDTAAEA from the coding sequence ATGTTTCCAGAATACAGAACGCTGATCTCCCATCTTAAAACTGTCCACCCCCGTTTCCACTCTCTGTTCGAAAAACACAACACGTTAGACCATGAAATCATTAGGTTAGAATCTCAAGGAGGCTCTTCTCTAAGCGATAAAATATCCCAGCTAAAAAAAGAGAAACTGCGGATTAAAGACGAGCTTTACCGCATCTTGAAAGAACAGGATACTGCCGCAGAGGCCTAG
- a CDS encoding porin produces MKNYKLLAGLLPAMMVAGAVNAAEVYNKDGNKLDVSGQIEGNHYFSSDKGEDGDNSFVRFGIMGETQVNEQITGYGFYQAELTASSAENSGDNGSTTRYAYAGIKIGDAGSLDYGRNNGILYDIGGWTDVLPEFGGDSYQQTDVFMTQRAGGLATYRNKNFFGMVEGLDFAVQYQGRNDAGDRNGTDRNGDGWGMSTTYDLGMGLSFGVAYASSDRTDAQSADGRGDRANAVSTGFKYDDNNIYLAAIYAQTYNMNLYGSDDEVANKTQNIELVAQYQFESGLQPSLAWVYSKGKDLQHDIGTKTYNSEELANYIDVGANYYFNKNMAAKIDYKINMLDDNTFTKNAGISTDDIVSVAFVYQF; encoded by the coding sequence ATGAAGAACTATAAACTATTGGCAGGGCTGCTTCCCGCAATGATGGTAGCGGGAGCGGTAAATGCGGCCGAAGTCTACAACAAAGATGGCAATAAGCTGGACGTTTCCGGTCAAATTGAAGGCAATCACTACTTTTCAAGCGATAAGGGTGAAGACGGAGACAACAGCTTCGTTCGCTTTGGCATCATGGGTGAAACTCAGGTTAACGAGCAAATCACTGGCTATGGATTTTATCAAGCAGAGCTGACCGCTAGCTCCGCCGAAAACAGCGGTGACAACGGCTCAACCACTCGCTATGCCTATGCCGGTATTAAAATCGGTGACGCAGGCTCGCTGGACTACGGCCGCAATAACGGCATTCTGTACGATATCGGCGGATGGACTGACGTCCTGCCTGAGTTTGGCGGCGACTCCTATCAGCAAACCGACGTATTCATGACCCAGCGCGCTGGCGGTTTGGCAACCTATCGCAATAAAAACTTCTTTGGCATGGTTGAAGGCCTAGACTTCGCCGTTCAGTATCAGGGTCGTAATGACGCTGGCGATCGCAACGGAACTGACCGCAACGGCGACGGCTGGGGTATGTCAACAACCTACGATTTGGGTATGGGTTTATCCTTTGGCGTTGCCTACGCGTCATCTGACAGAACCGACGCTCAAAGCGCAGACGGCCGCGGTGACCGCGCAAACGCCGTTAGTACCGGCTTTAAATACGATGATAATAATATCTATTTAGCCGCTATTTATGCCCAGACTTACAACATGAATCTATACGGTAGCGATGACGAAGTCGCTAACAAGACTCAAAATATTGAACTGGTTGCCCAATACCAGTTTGAGTCCGGCCTGCAACCCTCTCTGGCCTGGGTTTATTCGAAAGGTAAAGACCTGCAGCACGATATCGGCACCAAAACCTATAACAGCGAAGAGCTGGCTAACTATATTGACGTAGGCGCTAACTACTACTTCAATAAAAATATGGCTGCCAAGATCGACTATAAAATCAACATGCTGGACGACAACACCTTTACCAAAAACGCGGGTATCTCTACAGACGATATCGTCTCTGTCGCGTTTGTTTATCAGTTCTGA
- a CDS encoding low molecular weight protein arginine phosphatase encodes MKLNHLMIAGALSLFSMVASAAEPLVTFVCTGNTGRSPMAEALASDLIKKENLNILVQSRGVNVDPKETTPEKGTETVLKERGIDISHHKATQLSQADIDKSTLLLTMTQGHKDKILANFPAAKDKVYTLAEFAANKQEDLSDPYGKPLEAYRTVEKQLDELLPLALKKVAQK; translated from the coding sequence ATGAAACTTAATCATTTAATGATCGCTGGCGCGCTGTCGCTTTTTAGTATGGTGGCATCTGCCGCAGAGCCGCTGGTGACCTTTGTCTGTACCGGAAATACTGGTCGCAGCCCAATGGCAGAGGCGCTGGCTTCCGATCTGATTAAAAAGGAAAACCTGAATATTTTGGTTCAATCTCGTGGCGTGAATGTCGATCCAAAAGAAACGACGCCAGAAAAGGGAACGGAAACCGTTCTTAAAGAGCGCGGTATTGATATTTCTCACCACAAGGCCACCCAGCTTTCGCAGGCTGACATCGATAAGTCGACCCTGCTGTTGACCATGACTCAGGGGCATAAAGATAAAATCCTAGCCAATTTCCCTGCCGCGAAGGATAAGGTTTATACCCTAGCTGAATTTGCAGCCAACAAGCAGGAAGATCTTTCGGATCCTTATGGTAAGCCTCTTGAAGCCTACCGGACTGTTGAGAAGCAGCTGGACGAACTGCTGCCCCTAGCGCTGAAGAAAGTCGCGCAAAAGTAG